One region of Exiguobacterium acetylicum genomic DNA includes:
- a CDS encoding MazG-like family protein gives MNEIESLIKKVDDFRDERNWRRYHNAKDLAISLSIEASELLEAFQWKTSEEAWEENEENIKEEIADVLIYALTLCSELNLNIEDIILEKINKNKIKYKIDKME, from the coding sequence ATGAATGAAATTGAATCTTTAATAAAAAAAGTCGATGACTTTCGGGATGAAAGGAATTGGAGGCGATACCATAACGCTAAAGACTTAGCAATTTCTTTATCTATCGAAGCGTCTGAGTTATTGGAGGCTTTTCAGTGGAAGACAAGTGAAGAAGCTTGGGAAGAAAATGAAGAAAATATTAAAGAAGAGATTGCTGATGTATTGATTTACGCGCTGACATTATGTAGCGAGTTAAATTTAAACATTGAAGATATTATCTTAGAAAAAATCAATAAAAATAAAATAAAGTATAAGATCGATAAAATGGAGTAA
- a CDS encoding McrB family protein has protein sequence MSSVSDAKFIGELRKGSSITLVNNDQALKYDIKIVSNPSENLPKDATNYLNGFSTDLRNLGFIDDVNETNENRIKNLEKFLEIHYLIFKIKYKTADENNRKFYNAIDIEVVRRESDKDFIFYPIPIINRDKYEVKNELEKLFNNEYINETFDISKSEDDYPSFIIINESNNNKNEINQNDELTIFGPINKLISSKEYGIKFVTENEYSHFYKINLKDLGESYLTKNLIFVSQEVDDKMIELLKKGEKILPEKNKIKVEESAELEFIEIFKTVALEKKLSYRDQDLLNFHTSMKTQGLVILSGLSGTGKSKIVHCYHEALNRFSDRIENKNIINHSNELYPKERAKLLFVPVRPFWQDDSDLLGYMDNNNGIYRPGESELIEFILEAKDNKDECYIVCLDEMNLAKVEHYFSQFLSILEKEHSENRTLNIYNSKIENRVYNSKDYPPTILLRDNLFFVGTVNIDESTFQFSDKVLDRSNVITMEVSNFNQIRNSILKFNNDNHIKSEEKSSMGIKEPLKTFSKLKSMMRNEKVNVLTDDEVNLIWNIHNLLHNANKQLGVGYRVLSQIEKYIANLPVSEIYDREMAFDYQIVQRVLTKVRGSKSQLEELLGSSNDGKYLPGSLYKLLEESNISNFDESKNTIIQLSKEIEEYGHTI, from the coding sequence ATGAGTAGTGTGTCGGATGCTAAATTTATAGGTGAATTAAGAAAAGGAAGTAGTATTACTCTAGTCAATAATGATCAAGCTTTAAAATACGATATAAAAATTGTTTCAAATCCTTCAGAGAACTTACCTAAAGATGCTACAAATTATTTAAATGGTTTTTCAACAGATTTAAGAAATTTAGGATTCATAGATGATGTAAATGAAACTAATGAAAATAGAATAAAAAATTTAGAAAAATTCTTAGAAATTCATTACTTAATATTTAAAATTAAATATAAAACAGCTGATGAGAATAATAGAAAATTTTATAATGCAATTGACATAGAAGTTGTAAGAAGGGAAAGTGATAAGGATTTTATATTTTATCCAATCCCTATAATAAACCGTGATAAATATGAAGTTAAAAATGAACTGGAAAAGTTATTTAATAATGAATATATCAATGAAACTTTTGATATATCTAAAAGTGAAGATGATTACCCATCATTTATAATAATTAATGAAAGTAATAATAATAAAAATGAAATAAATCAAAATGATGAATTAACTATTTTTGGACCGATAAATAAATTAATTTCTTCAAAAGAATATGGAATTAAATTTGTTACAGAAAACGAATATAGTCATTTTTATAAAATAAACCTTAAAGATTTAGGAGAATCGTATCTCACTAAAAATTTGATTTTTGTTTCTCAAGAAGTTGACGATAAAATGATTGAACTATTGAAAAAAGGAGAAAAAATATTACCAGAAAAAAATAAAATAAAAGTCGAAGAAAGTGCAGAATTAGAATTTATTGAAATTTTTAAGACAGTAGCATTAGAGAAAAAGCTTTCTTACAGAGATCAGGATTTATTAAACTTTCATACTTCGATGAAAACTCAAGGATTGGTTATTCTATCGGGATTAAGTGGAACAGGTAAATCTAAAATTGTTCATTGTTATCACGAAGCATTAAATAGGTTTTCAGATAGAATTGAAAATAAAAATATAATAAATCACTCTAATGAATTGTATCCTAAGGAAAGAGCAAAGTTATTGTTTGTTCCAGTACGTCCATTTTGGCAAGATGATTCGGATTTATTAGGATATATGGATAATAATAACGGAATCTATAGACCTGGTGAGTCAGAATTAATAGAGTTTATTCTTGAAGCTAAAGATAATAAAGATGAGTGTTATATAGTTTGTCTTGATGAAATGAATTTAGCAAAAGTTGAACATTATTTTTCTCAGTTTTTATCTATTCTTGAAAAAGAGCATTCTGAAAATCGTACTTTAAATATCTATAATTCTAAAATAGAAAATAGAGTGTATAATTCTAAGGATTATCCACCAACTATTTTACTTAGAGATAATTTATTTTTTGTTGGAACAGTTAATATAGATGAATCGACTTTTCAATTTTCAGATAAAGTTCTTGATAGATCAAATGTAATAACCATGGAAGTTTCAAACTTTAATCAAATAAGAAATAGTATTTTAAAATTTAATAATGATAATCATATTAAGAGTGAAGAGAAAAGTAGTATGGGAATTAAAGAACCACTAAAAACTTTTAGTAAGCTTAAAAGCATGATGAGGAATGAAAAAGTAAATGTTTTGACAGATGATGAAGTAAATTTAATATGGAATATACACAACTTACTTCATAACGCCAACAAACAATTAGGAGTAGGTTATAGAGTATTGTCACAAATTGAGAAGTATATTGCCAATTTACCTGTTTCTGAAATTTACGATAGAGAAATGGCATTTGATTATCAAATAGTTCAACGAGTTCTAACAAAAGTCAGAGGTTCAAAATCACAATTAGAAGAGTTACTAGGTAGTAGTAACGATGGTAAGTACCTACCAGGTTCCCTTTATAAGTTATTAGAAGAATCTAATATTTCTAATTTTGACGAATCGAAAAACACTATTATTCAATTATCTAAGGAGATTGAAGAATATGGACATACCATTTGA
- a CDS encoding nuclease domain-containing protein — MDIPFDLKFIETKNGKKYFNNIVDFTDSLESLMNNKENYINEVSELIDLEIYFNSENKYLKFKIEFLDILPENEFKSDEDYFFTPDDNNRTIYMNDSRNGHNYTSLIPGDYIIEVSENDNKFMTFLKVNPKNVDFNQLNSMKEEIETVIKGLSKEISLKRNAVVKESELDILGKIAFFSSVSQEIIFYLMKIKKDPKFQIEKNYFVTIDKGKNNDLYTQKMNQYIGKPSKKVSFRREISFDNNLNQGILYIADYFSKEIQYLIKYLQEKLRLLKTEYEIQKRYKNNNFDINSEINKFEIMKEKLNKVLKTLNLFISSDQLQNLKKSGKNLQLLSRYSNYRILSKFYFLYTNNDFYDKLNGFSRYHYIYKESSKLYEIWGFIKILMLIKNSKYEFQEVKGWIFDGDGDKDFPILKQGETIVFTSKNSLKLILKYDAFIPRGVNKISDDTEPLFTIRENNRPDFRIDIYKEELFKGSIIGDFKYRPLNNIGNLNTYLNNHVYNSGFKVYKQLLNYSSAQSYFLNSKVKKRTPKSAVERVFCFYPVVQNKTQFKIDENTCIIRYSLSPDEQNLNELEQIQQEIYKIIDDLE; from the coding sequence ATGGACATACCATTTGATTTAAAATTTATAGAAACTAAAAATGGTAAAAAATATTTTAATAATATAGTTGATTTCACTGATTCTTTAGAATCTCTTATGAATAATAAGGAAAACTACATCAATGAAGTAAGTGAGCTAATTGATTTAGAAATTTACTTTAATTCTGAGAATAAATATCTCAAATTTAAAATTGAATTTTTAGATATATTGCCGGAAAATGAATTTAAAAGTGATGAAGATTACTTTTTTACTCCTGACGATAATAATAGAACAATATATATGAATGATTCGAGAAATGGTCACAATTACACTTCGTTAATACCAGGAGATTATATTATTGAAGTAAGTGAAAATGATAATAAGTTCATGACATTTTTAAAAGTGAACCCTAAAAATGTTGATTTTAATCAGTTAAATAGTATGAAAGAGGAGATTGAGACAGTTATTAAGGGTTTATCTAAGGAAATTTCTTTAAAGCGAAATGCTGTAGTTAAAGAATCTGAGTTAGATATTCTTGGGAAAATTGCATTTTTCTCCTCAGTATCACAAGAAATAATTTTTTATTTGATGAAAATCAAAAAAGATCCGAAATTTCAAATTGAGAAAAACTATTTTGTTACTATAGATAAAGGGAAAAACAATGATTTATATACACAAAAAATGAATCAATATATTGGTAAACCCTCAAAAAAGGTTAGTTTTAGAAGAGAAATTTCTTTTGATAATAATTTAAATCAAGGAATTCTATACATAGCTGACTATTTTAGTAAGGAGATCCAGTATCTAATAAAATATCTTCAAGAAAAATTAAGATTATTAAAAACCGAATATGAAATTCAAAAAAGATATAAAAATAATAATTTTGATATTAATTCAGAAATTAATAAATTTGAAATAATGAAAGAAAAACTGAACAAAGTATTAAAAACATTAAATCTGTTTATTAGTTCTGACCAACTTCAAAATCTAAAAAAGAGCGGGAAAAATCTTCAGTTATTAAGTAGATATTCAAACTATAGAATTTTGAGTAAGTTTTATTTTCTTTATACTAATAATGATTTTTATGATAAATTGAACGGGTTTTCTAGATATCATTATATATACAAAGAAAGCTCTAAATTGTATGAAATATGGGGATTTATTAAGATTTTAATGTTAATTAAAAATAGTAAATATGAATTTCAAGAAGTTAAAGGTTGGATTTTCGATGGAGATGGAGATAAAGATTTTCCGATTTTAAAACAAGGAGAAACTATAGTATTTACAAGTAAAAACAGTTTAAAACTTATATTGAAATACGATGCATTTATACCTCGTGGTGTAAATAAAATTAGTGATGATACTGAACCTCTATTTACTATAAGAGAAAACAATAGACCAGATTTTAGAATCGATATTTATAAAGAGGAATTGTTCAAAGGTAGTATTATTGGAGACTTTAAGTATAGACCACTAAATAATATAGGAAATTTAAATACGTATTTAAATAACCATGTGTACAATAGTGGCTTTAAAGTTTACAAGCAACTTTTAAATTATAGTAGTGCTCAATCATATTTTTTGAATAGTAAAGTTAAGAAAAGAACACCCAAATCAGCTGTTGAACGAGTATTTTGCTTCTATCCTGTAGTTCAAAATAAAACACAATTTAAAATAGATGAAAATACTTGTATAATCAGATATTCGTTAAGTCCCGACGAACAAAATTTAAATGAATTGGAACAAATTCAACAAGAAATTTATAAAATAATCGACGATCTAGAATAA
- a CDS encoding RidA family protein: MSTFKQIDTTNAPAAIGPYSQGFIANGTLYASGQIPIDPATGELVPGGITEQTEQVMRNVDAILKEAGLTPDRVVKTTCYLTSMEHFASFNTIYSDYFAPHNHFPARSCIAVKELPKGALVEVEILGLF; this comes from the coding sequence ATGTCTACATTCAAACAGATCGACACAACGAACGCCCCTGCTGCGATCGGTCCTTACTCGCAAGGCTTCATCGCGAACGGTACACTCTATGCTTCCGGTCAAATCCCGATCGATCCGGCAACAGGTGAACTCGTACCAGGCGGAATCACGGAGCAGACGGAACAAGTCATGCGAAATGTCGATGCCATCCTGAAAGAGGCAGGACTGACACCTGACCGCGTCGTCAAGACGACATGCTATTTAACGAGTATGGAACACTTCGCTTCTTTTAATACGATCTACTCCGATTACTTCGCACCGCACAATCACTTCCCAGCTCGGTCTTGTATCGCTGTGAAGGAACTGCCAAAAGGTGCATTAGTTGAAGTCGAGATCTTAGGACTATTTTAA
- a CDS encoding nucleoside triphosphate pyrophosphohydrolase — translation MPLYHKLVRDAIPNIIDQNGKKATFRTLNEHEFLVEAKKKLHEELAEYEEATTDEDAVEELADLLELIQALAKTHGVTVDELEAVRAKKQQQRGGFEERLYLIEVEN, via the coding sequence ATGCCACTTTATCATAAATTAGTTCGAGACGCGATTCCAAATATCATCGACCAAAACGGAAAAAAAGCAACGTTCCGAACGCTGAATGAACATGAATTCCTAGTGGAAGCGAAAAAGAAATTACATGAAGAACTGGCTGAATATGAGGAAGCGACGACGGACGAAGACGCTGTCGAGGAGTTAGCCGACTTACTGGAGCTGATCCAAGCGTTAGCGAAGACACATGGCGTGACAGTCGATGAACTGGAAGCCGTCCGGGCGAAGAAACAGCAACAACGCGGCGGCTTCGAAGAACGCCTCTACCTGATCGAGGTCGAGAATTGA
- a CDS encoding DEAD/DEAH box helicase family protein yields the protein MIPEAKLTTHHLYDSLVEAIDQAEEVYIVAAFAQKSGVALLVPAFRRALQRGAEIRLLIGDYLHITDPEALAQLLALDGLSVRFYRSGGRSFHPKAYLFRNAETGLSIVGSSNISNSALRSGIEWNVHLPQAVAPQILDDAIDAFMDLYLSESAEELNPIVLDAYRQEYAARQYVAEPEVEYDEGTVVVAPEILPHRVQEEALQALRETMEEGRTRALAVLATGLGKTYLSAFFAGDFTRVLFLAHQKELLLQAERSFQKVNPAWKTGFYIGSDRTVTETTEIVFASVQTLAQKRHLDRFATDQFDLIIVDEFHHAAATSYKKIIDYFTPRFLLGLTATPDRMDGADVYAICHHNVAFQMHFTAAIAEGFLTPFHYYGIHDTIDYSQIRRIGRTYDASQLEHRQLDRDVADNIYHSWEKHRQTKTIGFCSSIKQAEYLAQVFREKGTTTFALTGQTTNRTKYMQAFEQGEIDVLFTVDLFNEGVDIPKVDTLLFCRPTESVAIYTQQIGRGLRLAQDKSHCVIIDLIGNYRNVETKLKLLGTMKESFKRGEIEPITPPPGCVIEFDTRALELIHRLRQPSQRKLRLIEQYEQIKYELGRRPSYAEIGEYAAIPQGYKQEWGSYVGFLKERQELSGEEIEAYDSNRELIEQVEKTIMNRSYKMVVLLAMLERGEERWMEPITAEEVAPFFYEYLHAEKYRELKDAQTAELKGAFNKHKIERLLIKQPMSKIGPPFVYKNYHLSVLVSLKFPNEIYKIIQGIINYRLTNYFFN from the coding sequence TTGATCCCGGAAGCGAAGCTGACGACGCATCATTTATATGACTCACTCGTCGAGGCCATTGATCAGGCAGAGGAAGTCTATATCGTCGCAGCGTTTGCTCAGAAATCAGGCGTCGCCTTGCTCGTCCCAGCGTTTCGTCGTGCCTTGCAACGAGGAGCCGAGATTCGGCTGTTGATTGGCGACTATCTACACATCACCGATCCAGAAGCACTGGCGCAGTTGCTTGCGCTTGATGGGTTGTCAGTTCGCTTTTACCGGTCAGGCGGACGTTCCTTCCATCCGAAAGCGTATCTGTTTCGAAACGCAGAGACTGGTTTATCAATCGTCGGTTCGTCGAACATCTCGAACAGTGCGCTTCGGTCCGGTATTGAATGGAACGTTCATTTACCACAAGCCGTCGCACCACAAATCCTTGATGATGCAATCGATGCCTTCATGGATCTTTACCTCAGTGAATCGGCAGAAGAACTGAATCCGATTGTCTTAGATGCTTACCGTCAAGAGTACGCGGCACGTCAATATGTCGCGGAACCAGAAGTCGAGTATGACGAAGGAACCGTCGTCGTTGCACCAGAAATCCTACCACACCGGGTGCAGGAAGAAGCGCTCCAAGCATTACGGGAAACGATGGAAGAAGGGCGGACACGTGCGTTGGCGGTGCTCGCGACTGGATTAGGGAAGACTTACCTCAGTGCGTTCTTTGCGGGAGATTTTACACGAGTTCTGTTTCTGGCACATCAAAAAGAACTATTACTGCAAGCAGAGCGTTCGTTTCAAAAAGTCAATCCGGCGTGGAAGACCGGCTTTTATATCGGCAGTGACCGGACCGTCACGGAGACGACGGAGATCGTCTTCGCTTCCGTCCAGACGTTGGCGCAAAAGCGTCACTTGGACCGTTTTGCAACGGATCAGTTTGATCTCATCATCGTCGACGAGTTCCATCACGCGGCAGCAACGAGTTACAAAAAAATTATCGATTATTTCACGCCCCGTTTTTTGCTTGGTCTGACGGCGACACCAGACAGGATGGACGGTGCGGATGTCTATGCGATCTGTCACCATAATGTTGCGTTCCAGATGCACTTCACGGCAGCGATTGCTGAAGGCTTTTTGACGCCGTTTCATTATTACGGTATTCATGACACGATCGACTATTCCCAGATTCGACGAATCGGTAGGACCTATGATGCGTCGCAGCTCGAGCATCGACAACTTGATCGAGACGTCGCAGATAATATCTATCATTCGTGGGAGAAGCATCGGCAAACGAAGACGATCGGCTTTTGTTCGTCAATCAAGCAGGCGGAGTATCTGGCGCAAGTATTCCGGGAAAAAGGAACGACGACATTTGCACTGACTGGGCAGACGACCAATCGCACAAAGTACATGCAAGCATTTGAGCAAGGAGAAATCGACGTCCTCTTTACCGTCGATTTGTTCAACGAAGGTGTCGATATTCCGAAAGTGGATACACTCCTGTTCTGTCGTCCAACCGAGTCGGTCGCCATCTATACGCAACAAATCGGACGTGGCTTACGTTTAGCGCAAGATAAATCGCACTGTGTCATCATTGATTTGATCGGGAACTATCGTAACGTTGAGACGAAACTGAAACTGCTCGGGACGATGAAAGAATCGTTCAAGCGAGGCGAAATAGAACCGATTACGCCACCGCCCGGCTGTGTGATTGAGTTCGATACGCGAGCACTGGAATTGATTCATCGACTACGACAACCAAGCCAGCGGAAGTTACGACTGATTGAACAATATGAGCAAATCAAATATGAACTCGGTCGTCGACCATCGTATGCTGAGATCGGGGAATATGCGGCAATTCCGCAAGGCTATAAACAAGAATGGGGCTCTTACGTTGGGTTCTTGAAAGAGCGTCAGGAGTTATCAGGCGAGGAGATTGAGGCGTACGATTCTAATCGAGAATTGATCGAACAGGTCGAAAAGACAATTATGAATCGAAGTTATAAGATGGTTGTTCTGTTAGCGATGCTTGAGCGGGGAGAAGAGCGTTGGATGGAGCCGATTACGGCCGAAGAAGTAGCACCATTCTTTTATGAGTATCTGCATGCGGAGAAGTATCGGGAATTGAAAGATGCACAAACGGCAGAGTTAAAAGGAGCATTTAATAAACATAAAATAGAGCGCTTATTAATAAAACAGCCAATGTCTAAAATTGGACCACCATTTGTCTATAAAAATTATCATTTATCAGTTTTAGTTTCATTAAAATTCCCAAATGAAATTTACAAAATAATACAGGGGATAATTAATTATAGATTAACAAATTACTTTTTTAATTGA
- a CDS encoding DUF262 domain-containing protein translates to MNINPESKPISEIFSIEGRTIYKIPIYQRNYSWNDSNIESLYNDVINEESGYYLGNLLVTPSQNKNEFDVVDGQQRLTTIALFLLAIYEELNNIDDKNSSKVQRESIYSLKTDIKRKLIGYENKPKLKLLEPDAGIFMNYLRVFEDKDKGKFGNRTFGKRYKFIQSLISIGSINDLDEIENFYKKLNNIELLRITVNDLTDAYSVFISLNAKGLPLTLVDLLKSYYLSEAVEDIGDSNALEEWNKLIHIFSNENGETNIPSITQFFQNNYDTFESDSTSSITKQASLRKYEKLFKEKKYKYMQTLLINAKIFSNIIPKIKSSDELFFNENLQIKIKQLSKLETSPIYPLMLFLLKKLTENKISENTLTSIFDYLVSYYVRRNIVLKPKSSNIRAKAIQTVRQLEKIEDNLDNIALLTIKNILNPIKVSDEEFLVRLDESVYDTSPQTVRFILIEIERKYGNLFNKQYKDTLDDYENGKPIWTLEHILPQNINLKKSWKQMIAPDNIENAENLQKENMHRIGNITLTGYNSELSDNDFIEKRDYRPKGSQEYTGLRTKLFINKSIITDELTGNLKTSWTIQDIDIRTKKLADLVLKVFSID, encoded by the coding sequence ATGAACATAAACCCTGAATCAAAGCCCATTTCTGAAATATTTTCTATTGAAGGAAGAACAATATATAAAATTCCGATATACCAACGCAATTATTCATGGAATGACAGTAATATCGAATCACTTTACAATGATGTAATCAACGAAGAATCTGGATACTATCTAGGGAATTTACTTGTAACTCCTTCTCAAAATAAAAATGAATTTGATGTTGTAGATGGTCAACAGAGGCTTACAACAATTGCTCTGTTTTTATTAGCGATCTATGAAGAACTAAATAATATTGATGACAAGAACTCTTCAAAAGTACAAAGAGAATCTATTTATTCTTTAAAAACAGATATTAAACGAAAACTAATAGGTTATGAAAATAAACCAAAATTAAAATTACTTGAGCCGGATGCCGGAATTTTTATGAATTATCTTCGAGTGTTTGAAGATAAAGATAAGGGTAAATTCGGAAATAGAACCTTTGGAAAACGTTACAAATTTATTCAAAGTCTTATAAGTATTGGTAGTATAAATGATTTGGATGAAATAGAAAATTTCTACAAAAAGTTAAATAATATAGAACTATTAAGAATCACAGTCAATGATTTAACCGATGCTTACTCAGTTTTCATTTCTTTAAATGCTAAAGGACTTCCTTTGACACTAGTTGATTTATTAAAGTCATATTATCTAAGTGAAGCAGTCGAAGATATTGGAGATAGTAACGCTTTAGAAGAGTGGAATAAGCTAATTCATATTTTTTCTAATGAGAATGGAGAAACAAATATTCCTTCAATAACACAATTTTTCCAAAATAATTATGATACTTTTGAGAGTGATTCTACGTCTTCAATAACTAAACAAGCTTCCCTTAGAAAGTATGAGAAATTATTCAAAGAAAAGAAGTATAAATATATGCAGACATTATTAATTAACGCAAAAATTTTCTCTAATATTATTCCTAAAATAAAAAGTAGCGATGAATTATTTTTTAATGAGAATCTCCAAATTAAAATCAAACAATTATCTAAACTTGAAACATCTCCAATATACCCTTTAATGCTATTTTTATTAAAAAAGCTAACTGAGAATAAAATTTCTGAGAATACATTAACTTCTATTTTTGATTATTTAGTGAGTTACTATGTTCGTAGAAATATTGTGCTAAAACCTAAATCTTCAAACATTCGTGCAAAAGCAATACAGACTGTTCGCCAACTTGAGAAAATCGAAGATAACTTAGATAATATTGCTTTACTCACAATAAAAAATATTCTAAATCCTATAAAAGTAAGTGACGAAGAATTTTTAGTGAGATTAGATGAATCTGTATATGATACTTCACCACAAACAGTTCGATTCATCTTAATAGAAATTGAAAGAAAATATGGAAACTTATTTAATAAACAATATAAGGATACATTAGATGATTATGAGAATGGGAAACCTATTTGGACGCTAGAACACATCTTACCGCAAAATATTAATCTTAAGAAATCATGGAAGCAAATGATTGCTCCGGATAATATAGAAAACGCTGAAAATCTTCAAAAAGAAAATATGCATAGAATAGGAAACATTACTCTTACTGGTTATAACTCTGAATTGAGTGATAATGATTTTATAGAAAAGCGTGACTATAGGCCAAAAGGATCTCAAGAGTATACAGGATTACGTACCAAACTATTTATAAATAAATCTATCATTACTGATGAATTAACAGGAAATTTAAAAACATCTTGGACCATACAGGATATTGATATTCGTACAAAAAAATTAGCGGATTTAGTGTTAAAAGTTTTTTCTATTGATTAA